A stretch of Cicer arietinum cultivar CDC Frontier isolate Library 1 chromosome 5, Cicar.CDCFrontier_v2.0, whole genome shotgun sequence DNA encodes these proteins:
- the LOC105851237 gene encoding uncharacterized protein codes for MANNNRNIAAGGVFHYSSTQESTNIDGFHLDHNTGSPNIDEDSSVDSKEYLEIAMANALLAWAKESKAKTDAILMERFKSRSINADYSLTKCVNVLNEIEDITDHVYMKALEKFKDPDWREMFLSMSSDRRKGWLVRL; via the exons ATGGCCAACAACAACAG AAATATTGCAGCTGGTGGAGTATTTCATTATTCATCTACCCAAGAATCAACAAATATAGATGGATTTCATTTAGATCATAATACAGGCTCACCAAATATAGATGAAGATAGTTCAGTTGACAGTAaagaatatttggaaattgCAATGGCAAATGCACTATTAGCATGGGCTAAAGAATCTAAGGCAAAAACAGATGCAATTTTAATGGAGAGGTTTAAGTCGAGGAGTATAAATGCTGATTATTCTCTGACTAAGTGCGTGAATGTTCTTAACGAGATTGAAGATATTACAGACCACGTTTATATGAAAGCTCTGGAAAAGTTTAAGGATCCTGATTGGAGGGAAATGTTTCTTTCTATGTCTAGTGATAGGAGAAAGGGATGGCTAGTTAGACTTTAG
- the LOC101503385 gene encoding CSC1-like protein At3g54510 isoform X2 codes for MNPHSILASAAINIGLALITLTLFSILKKQPSNACIYYAHRLSQCQYIPFDNSTIQRFIPSISWISKAAFHVTEDDILQSHGLDALVIIRLFKFGIKFFIVCSLVGLAVLLPINYDGVKEVRDKSYSTMDSFTISNVRRGSRRLWVHFACLCFISFYGMYLLYKEYEEITIRRMQQLQNLKHRPDRFTVIVREIPLCIEHEARDCCVDHFFSKHYPNTYYSYQMVYNTDYLDELVTKSLARKIEDLRETSIAKKSKSKLSLFDFSQQKTSKVALLEEKLHALCHKIHQLQCKDMLNKKELPVAFVTFKSRSNAAVAAQLQQHSHPLLWVTELAPEPRDISWRNLRVSYRVVPLYRLGVLIVASLLTVFFAIPVTAVQGIAKYEKLKKWFPPAMAVQLIPGLNSIVTGYLPSVVLKGFIYVVPFAMFAMAKVAGCVARSKEEIKACNMVFYFLVGNVFFVSVLSGSLLDTIGNFISHPKAIPSQLATAVTAQADFFVTYILTDGLSGFSLEVLQPGLLIWDTLKSCCTLDHRRVKSPYLYSLPYFRIIPFVCLSILIGMVYAVVAPLLLPFLIVYFCLGYVVYINQIQDMYAITYETCGQYWPYIHHYILLAIILMQITMIGLFGLKLKPAASISTIPLLLSTLMFNEYCKMRFLPYFHHYSLKDAAENDEFDEKCGVLEFHYENAINAYCPPSLLPVSFAASESSSTPLVSS; via the exons ATGAATCCACATAGTATTTTAGCTTCAGCAGCCATAAACATAGGATTAGCTTTGATAACACTAACACTATTTTCCATCCTCAAGAAACAACCATCGAATGCTTGTATATATTATGCACACCGTCTCTCACAATGTCAATACATTCCTTTTGACAATTCTACTATCCAACGTTTCATTCCTTCCATCTCTTGGATTTCTAAAGCAGCTTTTCATGTCACGGAAGATGATATTCTTCAATCTCATGGTCTTGATGCTCTTGTCATCATTAGGCTCTTCAAATTTGG cattaaattttttatagtgtGCTCTCTTGTTGGTTTGGCGGTACTTCTCCCTATTAATTATGATGGTGTCAAGGAGGTTAGAGATAAGAGCTATTCTACTATGGATTCTTTTACTATATCCAATGTTAGAAGAGGTTCTAGAAG GCTTTGGGTGCATTTTGCATGCTTGTGTTTTATATCTTTCTATGGCATGTACCTTCTTTATAAG GAATACGAAGAAATTACGATTCGGAGGATGCAGCAACTTCAAAATTTAAAGCATAGACCTGATCGATTTACTGTCATAGTTCGTGAAATTCCATTGTGCATCGAACACGAGGCGCGCGACTGTTGTGTCGATCATTTTTTCTCTAAACATTATCCAAACACTTACTATTCCTATCAAATGGTGTACAATACTGATTACCTTGATGAGTTGGTG ACAAAGTCTCTTGCAAGAAAAATAGAGGACTTGAGAGAAACTTCCATAGCAAAGAAAAGTAAGAGTAAGTTGTCACTCTTTGATTTTTCACAACAAAAGACTTCAAAAGTAGCTTTGCTTGAGGAAAAGCTTCATGCACTTTGTCACAAGATTCACCAGTTACAATGCAAAGACATGCTCAATAAAAAG GAGTTACCTGTTGCTTTTGTTACATTCAAGTCCCGTTCCAATGCTGCCGTAGCAGCTCAGTTGCAACAGCATTCACATCCACTTCTTTGGGTGACTGAACTTGCCCCGGAACCCAGGGATATTTCATGGAGGAATTTGAGAGTCTCCTATAGAGTCGTTCCACTTTATAGACTTGGCGTTCTCATTGTGGCATCACTACTGACAGTTTTCTTTGCCATACCTGTTACTGCTGTTCAAGGAATAGCCAAATATGAGAAACTTAAGAAATGGTTTCCTCCAGCTATGGCTGTACAGTTAAT ACCAGGATTAAACTCTATAGTGACGGGATATCTTCCAAGTGTTGTACTCAAAGGTTTTATATATGTTGTGCCATTCGCAATGTTTGCTATGGCTAAAGTCGCCGGATGTGTTGCAAGAAGTAAGGAGGAGATCAAAGCCTGCAACATGGTTTTCTACTTTCTGGTCGGAAACGTGTTCTTTGTGAGTGTGTTATCAGGATCTCTTCTTGATACAATTGGAAATTTTATTAGCCATCCTAAAGCTATTCCGAGTCAACTTGCCACCGCTGTCACCGCCCAA GCAGATTTCTTTGTGACATACATCTTAACAGATGGACTATCAGGGTTTTCTTTGGAAGTTCTTCAGCCTGGCTTACTGATTTGGGATACTTTAAAGTCTTGTTGTACTCTAGACCATCGACGAGTGAAGAGTCCATATCTTTATTCATTGCCTTACTTTAGAATCATCCCTTTCGTTTGTCTCTCAATACTGATCGGAATGGTGTATGCAGTAGTTGCACCATTGTTGCTCCCATTTCTTATTGTTTACTTCTGTCTTGGCTATGTTGTCTATATCAACCAG ATTCAAGATATGTATGCAATAACTTATGAAACATGCGGACAATATTGGCCATACATTCATCACTACATTCTCCTCGCAATCATTCTCATGCAGATAACCATGATTGGTCTGTTTGGACTCAAGTTAAAGCCAGCTGCTTCCATATCAACCATACCATTACTTTTGTCCACACTGATGTTTAATGAGTACTGCAAAATGCGTTTTCTTCCTTACTTTCACCATTATTCTCTCAAG GATGCGGCTGAAAATgacgaatttgatgaaaagtGTGGTGTGTTGGAGTTCCATTATGAGAATGCAATTAATGCTTATTGTCCACCAAGTTTACTACCAGTGAGTTTTGCGGCATCAGAGTCCAGCTCTACACCATTAGTTTCTTCATGA
- the LOC101503385 gene encoding CSC1-like protein At3g54510 isoform X1: MNPHSILASAAINIGLALITLTLFSILKKQPSNACIYYAHRLSQCQYIPFDNSTIQRFIPSISWISKAAFHVTEDDILQSHGLDALVIIRLFKFGIKFFIVCSLVGLAVLLPINYDGVKEVRDKSYSTMDSFTISNVRRGSRRLWVHFACLCFISFYGMYLLYKEYEEITIRRMQQLQNLKHRPDRFTVIVREIPLCIEHEARDCCVDHFFSKHYPNTYYSYQMVYNTDYLDELVKQTKSLARKIEDLRETSIAKKSKSKLSLFDFSQQKTSKVALLEEKLHALCHKIHQLQCKDMLNKKELPVAFVTFKSRSNAAVAAQLQQHSHPLLWVTELAPEPRDISWRNLRVSYRVVPLYRLGVLIVASLLTVFFAIPVTAVQGIAKYEKLKKWFPPAMAVQLIPGLNSIVTGYLPSVVLKGFIYVVPFAMFAMAKVAGCVARSKEEIKACNMVFYFLVGNVFFVSVLSGSLLDTIGNFISHPKAIPSQLATAVTAQADFFVTYILTDGLSGFSLEVLQPGLLIWDTLKSCCTLDHRRVKSPYLYSLPYFRIIPFVCLSILIGMVYAVVAPLLLPFLIVYFCLGYVVYINQIQDMYAITYETCGQYWPYIHHYILLAIILMQITMIGLFGLKLKPAASISTIPLLLSTLMFNEYCKMRFLPYFHHYSLKDAAENDEFDEKCGVLEFHYENAINAYCPPSLLPVSFAASESSSTPLVSS, translated from the exons ATGAATCCACATAGTATTTTAGCTTCAGCAGCCATAAACATAGGATTAGCTTTGATAACACTAACACTATTTTCCATCCTCAAGAAACAACCATCGAATGCTTGTATATATTATGCACACCGTCTCTCACAATGTCAATACATTCCTTTTGACAATTCTACTATCCAACGTTTCATTCCTTCCATCTCTTGGATTTCTAAAGCAGCTTTTCATGTCACGGAAGATGATATTCTTCAATCTCATGGTCTTGATGCTCTTGTCATCATTAGGCTCTTCAAATTTGG cattaaattttttatagtgtGCTCTCTTGTTGGTTTGGCGGTACTTCTCCCTATTAATTATGATGGTGTCAAGGAGGTTAGAGATAAGAGCTATTCTACTATGGATTCTTTTACTATATCCAATGTTAGAAGAGGTTCTAGAAG GCTTTGGGTGCATTTTGCATGCTTGTGTTTTATATCTTTCTATGGCATGTACCTTCTTTATAAG GAATACGAAGAAATTACGATTCGGAGGATGCAGCAACTTCAAAATTTAAAGCATAGACCTGATCGATTTACTGTCATAGTTCGTGAAATTCCATTGTGCATCGAACACGAGGCGCGCGACTGTTGTGTCGATCATTTTTTCTCTAAACATTATCCAAACACTTACTATTCCTATCAAATGGTGTACAATACTGATTACCTTGATGAGTTGGTG AAACAGACAAAGTCTCTTGCAAGAAAAATAGAGGACTTGAGAGAAACTTCCATAGCAAAGAAAAGTAAGAGTAAGTTGTCACTCTTTGATTTTTCACAACAAAAGACTTCAAAAGTAGCTTTGCTTGAGGAAAAGCTTCATGCACTTTGTCACAAGATTCACCAGTTACAATGCAAAGACATGCTCAATAAAAAG GAGTTACCTGTTGCTTTTGTTACATTCAAGTCCCGTTCCAATGCTGCCGTAGCAGCTCAGTTGCAACAGCATTCACATCCACTTCTTTGGGTGACTGAACTTGCCCCGGAACCCAGGGATATTTCATGGAGGAATTTGAGAGTCTCCTATAGAGTCGTTCCACTTTATAGACTTGGCGTTCTCATTGTGGCATCACTACTGACAGTTTTCTTTGCCATACCTGTTACTGCTGTTCAAGGAATAGCCAAATATGAGAAACTTAAGAAATGGTTTCCTCCAGCTATGGCTGTACAGTTAAT ACCAGGATTAAACTCTATAGTGACGGGATATCTTCCAAGTGTTGTACTCAAAGGTTTTATATATGTTGTGCCATTCGCAATGTTTGCTATGGCTAAAGTCGCCGGATGTGTTGCAAGAAGTAAGGAGGAGATCAAAGCCTGCAACATGGTTTTCTACTTTCTGGTCGGAAACGTGTTCTTTGTGAGTGTGTTATCAGGATCTCTTCTTGATACAATTGGAAATTTTATTAGCCATCCTAAAGCTATTCCGAGTCAACTTGCCACCGCTGTCACCGCCCAA GCAGATTTCTTTGTGACATACATCTTAACAGATGGACTATCAGGGTTTTCTTTGGAAGTTCTTCAGCCTGGCTTACTGATTTGGGATACTTTAAAGTCTTGTTGTACTCTAGACCATCGACGAGTGAAGAGTCCATATCTTTATTCATTGCCTTACTTTAGAATCATCCCTTTCGTTTGTCTCTCAATACTGATCGGAATGGTGTATGCAGTAGTTGCACCATTGTTGCTCCCATTTCTTATTGTTTACTTCTGTCTTGGCTATGTTGTCTATATCAACCAG ATTCAAGATATGTATGCAATAACTTATGAAACATGCGGACAATATTGGCCATACATTCATCACTACATTCTCCTCGCAATCATTCTCATGCAGATAACCATGATTGGTCTGTTTGGACTCAAGTTAAAGCCAGCTGCTTCCATATCAACCATACCATTACTTTTGTCCACACTGATGTTTAATGAGTACTGCAAAATGCGTTTTCTTCCTTACTTTCACCATTATTCTCTCAAG GATGCGGCTGAAAATgacgaatttgatgaaaagtGTGGTGTGTTGGAGTTCCATTATGAGAATGCAATTAATGCTTATTGTCCACCAAGTTTACTACCAGTGAGTTTTGCGGCATCAGAGTCCAGCTCTACACCATTAGTTTCTTCATGA